In Tachysurus vachellii isolate PV-2020 chromosome 3, HZAU_Pvac_v1, whole genome shotgun sequence, one genomic interval encodes:
- the LOC132842851 gene encoding IgGFc-binding protein-like, with product MRAALCTIAFLLVFDFCVSSSVSCQGEDCQLKDVQLDVKKAPPSPMGTCLIMGDPHYSTFDGSYYSFMGNCTYIVAKNCHIDDEHPQFQINTKNERNGNKQNTLVSVVTILVYGNTITFNRREVGLIMINASYWNLPVVLNNGRVKIKTNSLSVTMQTDFGLSVQYDWDQYMVVTVPESFKGRMCGMCGNFNGKKEDDLTTPSGSVAGSIPELGKSWRVSGLSGEAFCHDECPGQCQSCEGASWFTRMNAKMSCSIGTYLTKGPFHSCKSAINPNVFYENCLFDYCTGKKISNFLCQTAEMYTDACRQAGIHVYDWRSFLKCPTPTCPPNSHFESCACPATCENPTPSAACKANCVEACTCDDGYLWSGNKCVPKNQCGCVYKSDGEERYLQAGESIWADSSCTKKCTCNPNNGQVTCENESCPLGNACTVVSGTRGCHKVPQATCNIYGDPHYNTFDNSTYDFQGTCTYTAAKGCHLEGTKLTPFAVIIENEKWNEIQLTPNVSMAKVVVVEVYGMTIILRRNQLHQVMVDGVLTNIPVNINDGEVIVQQEGYHNVILTNFGLKVQYDMIYEVLITVPGMYVGKTCGMCGNFNGNKNDDLLLPDGKAVEKTDIKTFGAAWKVAVPGVVCDDGCSGDFCPKCPQKEKVVFEKDCSIIINPTGPFAACHSVINPESYFRDCVYDVCMSEGDQDMLCHSVAAYMSDCQNFGVKVNNWRTSTFCPLACPANTVYEICAKACDTPCPGLSDVMKCNIQTCAEGCMCKPGFFYNGTSCITADQCGCFENGHSYKIGETVITNDCQEQVTCLSSGKLKKESISCKSSELCTVQNGLRGCYPRQCLLEADSFNLFSGETLGVMSLGAFELVRVCDTGLEAEWFRVVVELGSYGNQNSVVAVYVYFEEVFITVTRKQDTWINGKAVTLPQQLKNDVTIEMTEDALVIEKKNSLRVSLSLSLQLVLSVNDEMAQKVCGACGSDDKLFDVQRQDIQEYWAFWRAPDFPSALC from the exons ATGAGAGCAGCTCTTTGTACCATTGCTTTTTTGCTTGTCTTTG ATTTTTGTGTCAGCAGCAGTGTCTCCTGTCAGGGAGAAGATTGTCAACTGAAGGATGTACAATTAGATGTCAAAAAGGCACCTCCTTCTCCAATGGGTACCTGTTTGATTATGGGTGAcccacattacagcacatttgATGGAAGTTACTACAGCTTCATGGGAAATTGCACCTACATCGTTGCGAAAAACTGCCACATAGATGACGAACACCCACAATTTCAGATTAACACCAAGAACGAGCGCAacggaaacaaacaaaatacactgGTTTCTGTGGTCACTATTTTAGTTTACGGCAACACAATCACCTTCAACCGGCGTGAGGTTGGGCTTATCATG ATTAATGCATCATATTGGAACTTACCAGTCGTTTTGAACAACGGTCGTgtgaaaatcaaaacaaacagccTTTCAGTTACCATGCAGACAGATTTTGGCCTGTCTGTTCAGTATGACTGGGATCAATATATGGTAGTTACAGTGCCAGAGAGCTTTAAGGGAAGgatgtgtggtatgtgtgggAACTTCAATGGGAAGAAAGAAGATGACCTCACTACTCCCAGCGGCAGTGTAGCAGGCAGTATTCCAGAGCTGGGAAAGAGCTGGAGAGTATCAGGTTTATCAGGAGAAGCTTTCTGTCATGATGAGTGTCCAGGGCAGTGTCAGAGTTGTGAGGGTGCTTCATGGTTCACACGCATGAATGCAAAGATGAGCTGTAGCATCGGAACATATCTCACCAAAGGACCTTTCCATAGCTGCAAGAGTGCCATTAACCCTAATGTCTTCTATGAGAACTGTCTATTTGACTACTGCACTGGCAAAAAGATCAGCAATTTCTTATGTCAAACTGCTGAGATGTATACAGATGCCTGTAGGCAAGCTGGTATACATGTTTATGACTGGAGAAGCTTCCTTAAGTGCC CTACACCTACATGCCCTCCAAACAGTCACTTTGAGTCATGCGCCTGTCCTGCTACCTGTGAGAATCCCACTCCTTCTGCTGCATGCAAAGCAAACTGTGTAGAGGCTTGCACTTGTGATGATGGATACTTGTGGAGTGGAAACAAGTGTGTTCCTAAGAATCAGTGTGGCTGTGTGTACAAAAGTGATGGTGAGGAACGTTACCTGCAGGCTGGAGAATCCATCTGGGCTGATAGCAGTTGCACCAAAAAATGCACCTGCAATCCAAATAATGGTCAAGTCACTTGTGAAAACGAAAGCTGTCCACTTGGAAATGCATGCACCGTTGTTAGTGGAACCCGAGGCTGCCATAAAGTACCACAAGCCACCTGTAATATTTATGGAGATCCTCACTACAACACGTTTGATAACAGCACCTACGACTTCCAGGGCACTTGTACATACACTGCCGCTAAGGGCTGCCATCTGGAGGGAACAAAACTCACTCCATTTGCAGTTATAATAGAGAATGAGAAATGGAATGAAATCCAACTCACTCCAAATGTCTCGATGGCCAAGGTGGTTGTTGTGGAGGTGTACGGCATGACTATAATTCTGCGAAGAAATCAGCTACATCAGGTCATG GTTGATGGTGTCTTAACCAACATCCCTGTAAATATCAATGATGGAGAAGTGATCGTCCAGCAGGAGGGCTATCATAATGTAATTCTTACAAACTTTGGCCTAAAAGTGCAATATGATATGATTTATGAGGTTCTCATCACAGTCCCTGGCATGTACGTAGGAAAGACCTGTGGCATGTGTGGAAACTTTAATGGTAATAAAAATGACGACTTACTTTTGCCAGACGGGAAAGCAGTagaaaaaacagatataaaaacatttggAGCGGCTTGGAAAGTGGCTGTCcctggtgttgtgtgtgatgatggcTGCAGTGGAGATTTCTGTCCAAAGTGCCCTCAAAAAGAGAAAGTTGTATTTGAAAAGGACTGTAGTATTATTATCAACCCTACAGGGCCATTTGCTGCCTGTCACAGTGTAATTAACCCTGAATCCTACTTCAGAGATTGTGTTTATGACGTCTGCATGAGTGAGGGAGATCAGGATATGCTGTGCCACAGTGTCGCTGCGTACATGAGTGACTGTCAGAACTTCGGAGTGAAGGTTAACAACTGGAGAACATCAACATTCTGTC CTTTAGCATGTCCTGCAAACACTGTCTACGAAATCTGTGCAAAAGCATGTGACACACCTTGTCCTGGCCTTTCTGATGTAATGAAGTGTAATATTCAGACTTGTGCTGAAGGCTGTATGTGTAAACCTGGATTCTTCTACAATGGGACTAGCTGCATTACAGCAGATCAGTGTGGCTGTTTTGAGAATGGACACAGCTATAAG ATTGGTGAGACCGTCATCACTAATGACTGTCAGGAGCAAGTGACCTGCCTTTCATCtggcaaattaaaaaaagaaagcatcaGTTGTAAAAGTAGTGAGCTCTGCACAGTTCAGAATGGCCTTCGTGGATGCTACCCAAGGCAGTGCCTGTTGGAGGCAGACTCCTTTAACCTTTTCAGTGGAGAAACTTTGGGCGTCATGTCTTTAGGAGCCTTCGAGTTAGTGAGAGTATGTGACACTGGTCTTGAAGCTGAATGGTTCCGGGTGGTGGTTGAGTTGGGATCTTACGGGAATCAAAACAGTGTTGTGGCTGTCTATGTCTACTTTGAAGAGGTCTTCATTACTGTCACCAGGAAGCAGGACACTTGG atcAATGGAAAAGCTGTCACTTTGCCACAGCAGCTGAAGAATGACGTGACCATTGAGATGACTGAAGACGCACTCGTTATTGAAAAGAAGAATAGCTTGAGAGTGTCTTTGAGTCTTTCGCTTCAGCTTGTGCTGAGTGTGAATGATGAAATGGCGCAAAAGGTGTGTGGTGCCTGTGGAAGTGACGACAAATTATTTGATGTCCAGCGTCAAGACATTCAGGAATACTGGGCTTTCTGGAGAGCACCTGACTTTCCAAGTGCACTTTGTTAA